GTTCACGTAGCCCAGGCGCGCCCCGCCTTCGATGCTCATGTTGCAGACGGTCATCCGCTCTTCCATCGTCATGCGCTCGAAGACCGGGCCAGCGTACTCGTAGGCGTATCCGACGCCACCCTTGACACCGAGCCGGCGGATGATCGCGAGGATCACGTCCTTGGCGTAGACTCCCCTCGAGAGCGTGCCCTCGACGACGATGCGGCGGACCTTGGGTTTTTTCATCGCCACGCACTGCGTGGCGAGAACGTCGCGCACCTGGCTCGTCCCGATGCCGAAGGCCACACAGCCGAAGGCGCCGTGCGTGCTCGTGTGGCTGTCTCCGCAAGCCACCGTCATGCCGGGCTGGGTCAGGCCGAGCTCGGGTCCGATCACGTGAACGATCCCCTGTTGTCCCGTCTCGGGGCCCAGGAGCCGAATTCCGAACTCCCGGCAGTTGCGCTCGAGGGCCGTCATCATGCGCTCGGCGTCCGCGTCCGCGTAAGGCCGCTCGCGCGTGTCGGTGGGGACGATGTGGTCCACGGTGGCGACCGTCCGCTCGGGAAAGAGCACACGCAGGCCCGCCTCGCGCAGCATGGAGAAGGCCTGCGGGCTCGTGACTTCGTGGATCAGATGCAGCCCCACGAAAAGCTGCGTCTGGCCGGTCGGAAGCTCCCGCACCGTGTGCGCTTCCCAGACCTTGTCGAGAAGGCTCTTGCCCATGGGACGCCCCCAAGGTCGCACGGGGATTCGGGCGACGCAAGCCGATGCACGGAAGGCAGGGCCGCGGGGCGAGCGGGCGCACCCGTGCAAGTCCGGGCGCCCCCCGGCGACAGGACGACTTTTCCACCGGACTCGTTTTTCCCGCCTTTGCTTTTCCCGCCTTCGGTCCGTCCCGTCGAAGAGGTCCGCGCCGCGCCGCAGGGGCGGAGACGCCGGTCTCCCCTTCCCTCGTCCTCGAAGCCGGATGGGCGCGGCTTGAACGGTTTTTCCGAGCGACGTACGCTTGGGCCAGTTCGCTCCCAAGGCGGTGGTCTCCATGACGCAGCTCGAAGCAGCACGGAAAGGTATCGTCACTCCGGAAATGCGCCGGGTGGCGCAGCGGGAGAACGTGAGTCCCGAATTCGTCCGCGAAGAGGTGGCGCGAGGCCGCCTCGTGATCCCCGCCAACAAGCGGCATCTCGCGGGAAGCAGCGGGCAGAAGCCTTCGGGGCCTCCGCCGGAAGAAGAATCGGCGTGGAGGCCGGTGGGACACCCGGGCGCGCGGGGTGACGCGCTTCTCTGGGTCAACCAGACCGTGGCGCAGCGCTGGGCCTGGATCTCGCGCCCCGACGTGCTGCGCGGCGAGCGGGCACCCAAACGGCTCGATCCCACCGGGATCGGGCGGAAGATCACGACCAAGATCAACGCGAACATCGGCGCCTCGCCCGTGAGCAGCGGGACCGCGGAGGAAGTGGAAAAGCTCCAGTGGGCGCAGAAGTACGGCGCCGACACGCTCATGGATCTTTCCACGGGCGGAAACCTCGACGAGTGCCGGCAGGCCATCATCGACCACGCCACGATCCCGATCGGGACGGTGCCCATCTACAGCATGATCGTGGGGAAAAGGGTCGAGGAGCTCACGTACGACGACATCCTGCGCGAGATCGAACGCCAGGCGCAGCAGGGGGTCGACTACTTCACGATCCACGCCGGGATCTTGCGCGAGCACCTCCCGCTGGTCCGCGGGCGGGTCACGGGCATCGTCTCCCGCGGCGGTTCGCTGCTCGCCAAGTGGATGCTCTACCACAACCGGCAGAACCCGATGTACGAGCTCTTCGACGAAATCAGCGCCATCATGCGCGAGTACGACGTGACCTACTCGCTCGGCGATGGCCTCCGGCCGGGGTGTCTCGCCGACGCGACCGACGCGGCACAGCTCGCCGAGCTCCAGACCCTGGGCGAGCTCGTCCACCGGGCGCGGGAAGCCGGCGTGCAGGTCATGGTGGAAGGTCCGGGCCACGTCCCCCTCGACCAGATCGCCGTGAACATGCAGCTCGAGCAGAGGATCTGCGACGACGCGCCGTTCTACGTGCTGGGGCCGCTCGTCACCGACGTCTTCCCGGGCTACGACCACATCACGAGTGCCATCGGAGCCGCCGAGGCGGCGCGGGCCGGGGCGGCCATGCTCTGCTACGTGACCCCGAAGGAACACGTCGGCCTCCCGAAGGCTCTCGACGTGAAGGCCGGATGCATCGCGTACAAGATCGCGGCGCACGCGGGCGACATCGCGCGGGGCATCCCGGGCGCACGGCAGTGGGACGACGACCTCTCGCGGGCGCGGGCCGCGCTCAACTGGCCCAAGCAGTTCGAGCTCGCTTTCGACGGCGAGACGGCGCGGGCGCTCCACGACGAGGACCTCGAGGTCGACACGGATTTCTGCGCGATGTGCGGCCACGACTGGTGCAGCATGCGCATCTCGAAAGAAATCGCCGAGTTCGCGAGCGGCAAGGACCCCGCCTTCCAGCCCGCGCGCAAAGCGGCGCGGAGCCCCGGAGTGGGTCCCGAGGGACGGGAGTTTCTCGCCCAGCGCAAGGCGGTCCTGCCCGTCGTCGGGGGGAAACACGTCTGCCACTCGGACCTCACCCCCGAGGAAGAAAAAGCGCGGCGGCTCCAGCGCGAGCTCCTCTGAAGGCGGCCTTCCGGGCCACGATCGTCTCCGAGACCATGGAAAAACCTCGTTCCGCACCCGGCACGGATTTCATCCGCGCCACGATCCGAGAGGACCTCGCGGACGGGAAAGTACGGCGGGCGCGTCGCCACGCGCTTTCCGCCCGAGCCGAACGGCTACCTCCACATCGGGCACGCGAAGTCCATCTGCCTGAACTTCGGCGTGGCCCGGGAGTTCGGCGGGACGTGCAACCTCCGGATGGACGACACGAATCCCACGACCGAGGACATGAAGTACGTCGAAGCCATCCAGGAGGACGTCCGCTGGCTCGGCTTCGAATGGGACCGCCTCACGTTCGCCTCGGACTACTTCGAGCAGCTCTACGAGTACGCCGAGGAGCTCATCCGGCGCGGCAAGGCGTACGTCGACAGCCTCTCCGCCGACGAGATCCGGGAATATCGCGGGACGCTCACCGAACCGGGGCGCGAGAGCCCCTACCGCTCGCGTTCGGTGGAAGAAAACCTCGACCTCTTCCGGCGGATGCGCGCCGGAGAATTCCCCGACGGGAGCCACGTGCTCCGGGCGAAGATCGACATGGCGTCGCCCAACCTCAACATGCGCGACCCCACGATCTACCGCATCCGGCGCCACCACCACTACCGCACGGGCGACCGGTGGTGCATCTACCCCATGTACGACTTCGCCCACTGCATCTCGGATTCCATCGAGGGGATCACCCACTCCCTCTGCACGCTCGAGTTCGAAGACCACCGGCCGCTCTACGACTGGTTCCTCGAGGAGCTCGGCCTCTACCACCCGCAGCAGATCGAGTTCGCGCGCCTCAATTTGAGCCACACGGTGCTGAGCAAGCGGAAGCTCCTCCGGCTCGTCCGAGAGGGGCACGTGCGCGGCTGGGACGACCCGAGGATGCCGACGATCTCGGGGCTCCGGCGGCGGGGGTACACGCCCGAAGCCATCCGCGAGTTCTGCGAGCGGATCGGGGTGGCGAAAAAGAACAGCGTCGTCGACATCGCGATGCTCGAGCACTGCGTGCGCGAGGACCTGAACCGGCGGGCGCCCAGGGTGCTCGCGGTCCTGCGCCCCCTGCGCGTCGTCGTCACGAACTGGCCCGAAGGCCAGGTCGAAGAGTTCGAGGCGGTCAACAACCCCGAGGACCCTTCCATGGGGACCCGCAAGGTGCCCTTCTCGCGGGTCCTCTACATCGAGCGCGACGACTTCCGCGAACACCCGCCGAAAAAGTTCTACCGGCTCGCCCCGGGCCGGGAAGTACGGCTCCGCTACGCCTGCTACGTCACGTGCCGGGAAGTGGTGAAAGACGAGCGCGGCGAGGTCGTGGAGCTTCGCTGCACCTACGACCCCGAATCACGGGGTGGCTGGACTCCGGACGGCCGCAAAGTCCAGGCCACGATCCACTGGGTTTCCGCCGCGCACGCGCTCGACGCCGAGGTGCGGCTCTACGACCACCTTTTCCTCAAGCCCGACCCCGACGAGGACGAGGACTTTCTTTCTTCTCTCAACCCGAACTCCCTCGAGGTCGTCTCCGCGAAAATCGAGCCCAGCGTCGCCGGCGCCCCGCCCGGAACCCGCTACCAGTTCGAAAGGCTCGGCTACTTCTGCGTCGATCCCGACTCGACCCCCGAGCGCCTCGTCTTCAACCGGACCGTGACGCTCAAGGACACCTGGGCCAGGATCGAGAAGAGCGGCAAGGCGGACGAGTGAGGGGGGACCGGGTAGCGAAACGCGCGGCGACGAGGCCCCGCGCTCCGACGGACGCGGCGGCGAAAACGAACCGGCTCCCGGAGCTGCGGGGCGGCAGTCATGTCCGTTTGAAACTCCGAGTTCTCCCGCGCTAGAGTCGCAGGCTGGCGCTTCGCCGCCGGGGATGCCATCTCGACCCCGCGGGAAGAGCCGCGAGCAAACGGGACGTAGCTATGCCTTCCGCGAGACCCCCAAGCAAAGCGGGCGACCCCGCCGCGACACCAAGAAGAAGCTCGCGCATCGCATCGAGATCAACCCCCCGGATCATGCTCGGGAAACCGGTGATTCGGGGCACGCGGCTCACGGTCGAGCTGATCCTGCGAAAACTCGCAGAGGGCGCCACGGAAGCCGAACTTCTCGACGCCTATCCGAACCTGAGAGCCGAGGACATCCGCGCAGCCATGGCCTACGCGGCGGACACCCTGGCACACGAGGAGACGCTCGTTCTGGATTCCCGCCGGGATAAGCCTGCCCGCCGCTGAGGAATGCGCTTTTTGGCGGACGAGAGCTGCGACTTCGCCGTCGTGCGTGCGCTGCGGAACGACGGCCACGACGTCGCGGCCGTCGCCGAAGACCAGCCGGGCGCGACGGACGATGTCGTCGTGTCCCGCACGCTCCACGAAAACCTCACCGAAGACAAAGATTTTGGACGGCTCGTCTTTGCCAGCGGGAAAACCATCCCTGGCGTTCTACTGCTTCGCTTCCCGGCCAGTTCCCGGATGGCCATGGTGGACACGGTGCTGAAAGTCGTGCGCAGCGAGGCGGCAAAAATTGCAGGCCGATTCGTCGTGGTCCAACCGGGCCGTGTGCGGGTATCCCTTCGCAGACGAGGCAGCTGACCCTGCCCCCGCGGACAAAAGTGGTCCCAAGGGGAATCGAACCCCTGTTACCGACGTGAGAGGCCGGTGTCCTAGCCGCTAGACGATGGGACCACACGCGGCGGGCGCCGGCCGGAGCCAACGCCCGCCCACTGGCTGAGGCGGAAGGACTCGAACCTTCATTCGCCTGATCCAGAGTCAGGTGGCTTGCCAATTAGCCCACGCCTCATTGCCAAGCGCTAGGTTATGTAACGCACCCCGACCAAGTCAAGGCGCACTCCCGCCTCGTTTCACTCCGTGCTCCCTGCGGGTCCACTCCCACTTTGCGCGAGCACCCGGTCGATCCGGGCAAGCGTGCGTTCGCGACCCAGAAGGAACAGCACCTCGTAGATCCCCGGACTCGACGTCCCTCCGGTGACGGCGACACGCACGGGCTGCGCGATCTTCCCGAGACCCACGCCGAGACGCTCCCGGAGTGCCTCGAAGCACCGCCGGAGCGACTCCTCGCTCCACTCCGCGAGCCGCTCGAGCTCGCCTCGGACCTCCCGGAGGACCGCCCTGCCCTCGGGGCCGAGGTGCCGGGTGGCAGCTTCCGGGTCCGGGGAAACGTCTTCCGAGAAGAAGTAGTGCACCATGTCCGCGAGCTCGACGAGCGTCCTCGCCCGCTCGCGAAACGCCTCGACGAGCCGCACGAGCCAGGCGGGGTCCGGGGGAATCGCGTAGCCCCTGGCCTCGAGGAAAGGACGCGCGAGCTCGGCCAGACGCTCGGGCGGGGTCCGTTTCATGTGCTGGGCGTTCACCCAGAGGAGCTTCTCGGGGTTGAACACCCCCGCGGACTTGCCCACCGCCTCGAGCGTGAACTTCTCGATCAGCTCCTCGCGCGTGAAGATTTCCTGATCGCCGTGGGACCAGCCGAGCCGCACGAGGTAGTTGACGACGGCGTCCGGGAGGTAGCCCTCCTCCCGGTAAGCCCCGACGGAAGTCGCTCCGTGGCGTTTGCTCAGGCGGGCCCGGTCGAGCCCGAGAATCAGGGGAACGTGGGCGAATTCCGGCAGCGGAAAGCCGAGCGCCCGGTAGACGAGAATTTGCTTCGGAGTGTTCGCGATGTGGTCCTCGCCCCGGATCACGTGGGTGATCCTCATCTCCGCGTCGTCCACGACCACCGCGAAGTTGTAGGTCGGCGAGCCGTCCGAGCGCAGCACGATCCAGTCGTCGAGATCGGAGTTCTGGAAGGCGATGGCTCCCCGGATCCGGTCGACGAAGCCCGTCGTTCCCTCGAGGGGCGAGCGAAAGCGGAGTACCCGGTTCTCGCCCGGGCCGAGCCCCAGGTTCCGGCAGGTCCGGTCGTAGAGGGGGTTGCGTCCCTCGGCGAGAGCCGCCTTTCGCTTCTCCTCGAGTGCCTCCGGCGGGCAGCCGCACCAGTAGGCGGCTCCGGAGCGCCAGAGACGCTCCGCTTCCTTCCGGTAGAGTTCCGCCCGCTCGCTCTGGAAAAAAGGCCCTTCGTCCCACCGGAGCTCGAGCCACTCGAGAGAATCCAGGATGGCGCGCACGGCCTCGGGCGTCGAGCGCTCGCGGTCCGTGTCCTCGATGCGCAGGACGAACCGGCCGCCGTGGTGGCGGGCGAAAAGGTAGTTGAAGAGCGCCGTACGGGCCCCGCCGACGTGGAGAAAGCCCGTGGGGCTCGGCGCAAACCGCGTCCGGACCTCCATCGTCAAGGCGGCTAACAGCGGGGACCGGGCGTGTCAACGAGCCGCTCTCGCTTGACGCACCCGGAAGCGCGGTTACGATGCGCGCGCGGCGCGGGCTACGAGCATGGAACCGACGCAACTTCGTTCCGCCGGGAGTCGCGAGGGCATCCTCGGGATCCTCGCCCACTGGGCTTTTCTCTACGCGTTCTGGGTCGTTCTCTCGGGGATGTTCGACCCCTTCCACCTCGGAGCCGGTCTCCTTGCGACGGGGCTCGTCGCCGTCCTCACGCACGAGCTCCAGTACTTCGAGCACGGCTCGGGCGGCCGGCTCAACCTGGCCCTCGCTCTGGCTCCCTGGCACCGGCACCTGCGTTACGCTCTCTGGCTCTGGTGGGAAATCGTGAAAGCGAACGTGCAGGTCGCCAGGATCGTGCTCCACCCGAAGTTGCCGATTCGCCCCGCCATGATCCCCTACCGAACGCTTCTCCGGAGCGATCTCGGGAAGACCCTTCTCGCCAACTCCATCACGCTCACGCCGGGCACCGTCACGGTGCTCGTCGAAGAGCGACGAACTCTGGATCCACGCGCTCGCGCAAGACGAGAGCACGCTCGCGACGATCGCGGCCATGGAAGAGGGGATCGCCCGGGCTCTCCCGGGGATCGAACCCGTAGGGAAGGAATCGGCGGCATGAACGCTCTGCTCGTCGCGTTTTCCGCCGGCACGCTCGCCATGGTCCTCGTCACCGGAACGGTGGCTATCGTGCGCCCCGGTGTTCTCGACCGGATCATCGCCGTCGGGGTTCTGGGAACGAAAACGACCGTGCTCCTCGCCGCCGTCGGCCTCGGCTTCGGGCGGGTCGAGATGTTCGTCGACATCGCGCTCACCTACGCCCTCCTCAACTTCCTTCTCGTCCTGGCGGTGGCGAAGTACTTCGCACGGGGAGGGGAAGTACCGTGAACGTCCTCGGCAGCGTCCTTCTCGCGGTCGGCGGTTTTTTCCTTTTCGCGGGAACGGTCGGTCTCCTGCGACTTCCCGACTTCTACACGCGGCTCCACGCGACCGGGAAAACCGACACGCTCGGCGCTTCGCTTTCGCTCCTGGGTCTCGCGTGTTTCGCGGGGTGGTCGCTCGTCGCACTCAAGCTCGTCGCCGTCGCCGTCTTCCTTCTCGTCGCGAACCCCACGGCCACGCACGCGCTCGCCCGCGCGGCCTACCTCCGGGGCATCGTGCCCTGGGGAACGCGACCCTAGGGCACCCGAGGGGGCTCTCGCGTGGTCTCCGTCCTGCTCGTTTTCCTCTTCGTGGTCGGGCTCGCGGCCCTCGAGGTGCGGGACCTTCTCGCCTCGATCTTTCTCCTGGGCGCTTACAGCTTCCTGGCCGCGCTCACGATGGCACGCATGGGGGCGGTGGACGTGGGGTTCACGGAAGCCGCGGTGGGAGCGGGTCTCACCGGCATCTTCTTCCTCATGGCCGTCGTGCGCACGGCGAGGAGGACACGGGATTGAACGCTCTCCGGTTCCTTTTTCTCGCCGTCGCGGCGGGGGTGCTCTTCCTCGGGGCCAGGGCCCTCCCGCCCGTTCGGGCCCTCGACGCACCCATCCGGCTCCACGTGGAGTCCTACTACGTGCGGCACGCGCTCGAGCAGACGCGGACGCCGAATCTCGTGACGGCCATCCTCGCGGATTACCGGGGCTACGACACCTTCGGGGAGACGACCGTCATCTTCGCCGCGGGCCTGGCCTGCTACTTTCTGCTTCGAGGTACGAAACCATGATCCACGCCGACGAGAGCGTCGTCGTTCGCACGACCGCGAGGTTCCTCGTGCCCTTTCTGCAGGTCTTCGCGCTCTACGTGATCGTCCACGGGCACGAAAGCCCCGGCGGCGGCTTCCAGGGAGGAGCCATCCTCGGGGCGAGCCTCATCCTGACGCGCCTGAGCCAGGGCCGGGGCATCCGGCGTCCGTTCCCCTCGGGCGACGGCCCCATCCGACTCGGAGCGTTCGGGGTTCTCCTCTACGGTTCGATCGGCCTTCTCCCCGTGCTCCGCGGTGCCCCCTTCCTCGACTACGCACGCCTTCCCTGGTTCGCCGCGCACGAACCCGAACTCCGCGCGCTCGGGATCCTCGGAGTCGAGATCGGGGTGGCCGCGGCCGTGTGCGGGGTCATGGTGTCGATTTTCGAAGACCTGGCACCCAAGGAGACCTGAGCGGCGGGAGCGGGGGGCGGTGTTCGAGCACTTCGAATACTGGGCGACTCTCGCCCTTTTCCTGCTGGGCCTCTACGGCGTGCTCGCGAAGCGGAATCTCGCGAAGAAGCTCGTCGGACTCGGCATCGTGCAGAGTGCGACGATTCTCTTTTTCATCGTTCTGGGTCTCCGGGAGGGGGGGACCATCCCCATCGTGCCCCACCACGCGGGACACGAACCGCTCGTCTACATGAGTCCCCTCCCTCAGGTCCTGATGCTGACCGCCATCGTGGTCGCGGTGAGCACGAGCGGGGTGGCGTTCGCCCTTCTCATCCGAATCTACCGCACCTCGGGAACGCTCGACGAACGCGAGGTGCTCGAGCGACTCCCTTGACCACCTCGCAGCTCCCCGCCCTTCTCGTCCTCTCGCCGCTGCTCGGGTCGTTTTTCGTCGTCCTCCTCGCGCTGCGTTCCCCCGGGCGCGCGAGAACGATCTCTCTGGTCTCCGTGGGTCTCGGCCTTCTCGCCTGTCTCGGGACGCTCGCTCGGACGCGCGACGGAAACGTGCTCCTCTACGCCTTCGGGAGCTGGGCCGCGCCCTACGGAATCGAGTACCGGGTGGACGGCCTCGCGGCGTGCGTGGCGACGCTCGTCGGGGGAACGGCTTTCGTTTCCCTTTTTTTCGCGGCCCCCACGGCCGCCCGGGAACTCCGCGGGCGCGAAGCCCCCTTTTTCGCCTTCCTCTGCCTCTTCGTCGCCGCGCTCGAAGGCATGATCGTCACCGGGGACCTTTTCAACCTCTACGTCTTCCTCGAGATCACGGCTCTTTCCGCCTACACCCTGGTCGCCGCCGGCGGCCCGCGCTCGGTGGTCGCGAGCTTTCGCTACCTGGTCCTCGGGACGCTCGGCGCGACCTTCTACCTTCTCGGGCTCGCGTTTCTCCTCGCCACCACGGGCACGCTCAACATGGCGGACATGGCGGAGCTTTTGCGCCAGAGGGCTCCCGACCCCGCGCTCGCCGTGGCGGTGACCTTCGTCGTGGCGGGCCTGGGCCTCAAGATGGCTCTTTTCCCCCTCCACGGATGGCTTCCCGACGCGTACACGTACGCGCCGTCGGCTTCGGCGCCTTTTCTCGCCGCGCTCACGACCAAAGTGGCCGCCTTCGCGCTTTTTCGCGTCCTTTTCGGCGTCCTCTGGCCGGCAATCGAGCCTTACAGGGGCACACTCACCTTCGCACTGGGTTGGCTCGCCGTGGCCGGCGTCCTCGGCGGCTCGGTCATGGCTCTCGTGCAGCACAAGACGAGGCGGCTTCTCGCTTATTCGAGCGTGAGCCACCTCGGAATGATCGCCATGGGCCTCGCGCTGGCGAACCCCCTGGGTCTCGCGGGCGCGCTCCTCCACATCCTCGCACACGGCCTCGGCAAAGGGGGGCTCTTCCTCGCGACGGGTGCGGTGGAATTCCGGAGAGAGGGAGGCCGGGTGGAAGACTTCCGCTCGGCCTCGCACGACCTTCCCCTCACGACGACATCGTTCACGCTGTGTGCGCTCTCGCTCGTGGGTCTCCCTCCCACGCTGGGCTTCTTCAGCAAGTGGTACCTCCTCCTCGGGGCGCTCGAGGCACGCCGGTATTCGTTCGCCGTGGCCCTTCTCGCGGGGAGCTTGCTCGGAATCTGGTACTTCTTCCGCGTGCTGGAGGGAGCTTACTTCGGCAAACCGACCCCGGAGGTCGCGAAGCTCCGCCCCGAAGTTCCGCTCTCGATCCTGCTTCCCACCCTCCTTCTGGCCGCGTCGGTTCTGGTCCTGGGGTTCCTGGTTCGGCCCTTGATGGACCACTGGATCGTGCCGAGTCTCGGGGCTCTCCGCCTCGGTACCGCCGCGGGCGC
This Candidatus Binatia bacterium DNA region includes the following protein-coding sequences:
- the glnS gene encoding glutamine--tRNA ligase — its product is MAREFGGTCNLRMDDTNPTTEDMKYVEAIQEDVRWLGFEWDRLTFASDYFEQLYEYAEELIRRGKAYVDSLSADEIREYRGTLTEPGRESPYRSRSVEENLDLFRRMRAGEFPDGSHVLRAKIDMASPNLNMRDPTIYRIRRHHHYRTGDRWCIYPMYDFAHCISDSIEGITHSLCTLEFEDHRPLYDWFLEELGLYHPQQIEFARLNLSHTVLSKRKLLRLVREGHVRGWDDPRMPTISGLRRRGYTPEAIREFCERIGVAKKNSVVDIAMLEHCVREDLNRRAPRVLAVLRPLRVVVTNWPEGQVEEFEAVNNPEDPSMGTRKVPFSRVLYIERDDFREHPPKKFYRLAPGREVRLRYACYVTCREVVKDERGEVVELRCTYDPESRGGWTPDGRKVQATIHWVSAAHALDAEVRLYDHLFLKPDPDEDEDFLSSLNPNSLEVVSAKIEPSVAGAPPGTRYQFERLGYFCVDPDSTPERLVFNRTVTLKDTWARIEKSGKADE
- the gltX gene encoding glutamate--tRNA ligase, which gives rise to MEVRTRFAPSPTGFLHVGGARTALFNYLFARHHGGRFVLRIEDTDRERSTPEAVRAILDSLEWLELRWDEGPFFQSERAELYRKEAERLWRSGAAYWCGCPPEALEEKRKAALAEGRNPLYDRTCRNLGLGPGENRVLRFRSPLEGTTGFVDRIRGAIAFQNSDLDDWIVLRSDGSPTYNFAVVVDDAEMRITHVIRGEDHIANTPKQILVYRALGFPLPEFAHVPLILGLDRARLSKRHGATSVGAYREEGYLPDAVVNYLVRLGWSHGDQEIFTREELIEKFTLEAVGKSAGVFNPEKLLWVNAQHMKRTPPERLAELARPFLEARGYAIPPDPAWLVRLVEAFRERARTLVELADMVHYFFSEDVSPDPEAATRHLGPEGRAVLREVRGELERLAEWSEESLRRCFEALRERLGVGLGKIAQPVRVAVTGGTSSPGIYEVLFLLGRERTLARIDRVLAQSGSGPAGSTE
- a CDS encoding Na+/H+ antiporter subunit G; translation: MNVLGSVLLAVGGFFLFAGTVGLLRLPDFYTRLHATGKTDTLGASLSLLGLACFAGWSLVALKLVAVAVFLLVANPTATHALARAAYLRGIVPWGTRP
- a CDS encoding hypothetical protein (possible pseudo, internal stop codon, frameshifted), which translates into the protein MVSVLLVFLFVVGLAALEVRDLLASIFLLGAYSFLAALTMARMGAVDVGFTEAAVGAGLTGIFFLMAVVRTARRTRD
- a CDS encoding hypothetical protein (possible pseudo, frameshifted), which produces MNALRFLFLAVAAGVLFLGARALPPVRALDAPIRLHVESYYVRHALEQTRTPNLVTAILADYRGYDTFGETTVIFAAGLACYFLLRGTKP
- a CDS encoding Na+/H+ antiporter subunit C, which translates into the protein MFEHFEYWATLALFLLGLYGVLAKRNLAKKLVGLGIVQSATILFFIVLGLREGGTIPIVPHHAGHEPLVYMSPLPQVLMLTAIVVAVSTSGVAFALLIRIYRTSGTLDEREVLERLP
- a CDS encoding cation:proton antiporter, with translation MTTSQLPALLVLSPLLGSFFVVLLALRSPGRARTISLVSVGLGLLACLGTLARTRDGNVLLYAFGSWAAPYGIEYRVDGLAACVATLVGGTAFVSLFFAAPTAARELRGREAPFFAFLCLFVAALEGMIVTGDLFNLYVFLEITALSAYTLVAAGGPRSVVASFRYLVLGTLGATFYLLGLAFLLATTGTLNMADMAELLRQRAPDPALAVAVTFVVAGLGLKMALFPLHGWLPDAYTYAPSASAPFLAALTTKVAAFALFRVLFGVLWPAIEPYRGTLTFALGWLAVAGVLGGSVMALVQHKTRRLLAYSSVSHLGMIAMGLALANPLGLAGALLHILAHGLGKGGLFLATGAVEFRREGGRVEDFRSASHDLPLTTTSFTLCALSLVGLPPTLGFFSKWYLLLGALEARRYSFAVALLAGSLLGIWYFFRVLEGAYFGKPTPEVAKLRPEVPLSILLPTLLLAASVLVLGFLVRPLMDHWIVPSLGALRLGTAAGAP